In Haemorhous mexicanus isolate bHaeMex1 chromosome 6, bHaeMex1.pri, whole genome shotgun sequence, a single window of DNA contains:
- the LOC132328385 gene encoding LOW QUALITY PROTEIN: ubiquitin-conjugating enzyme E2 variant 3-like (The sequence of the model RefSeq protein was modified relative to this genomic sequence to represent the inferred CDS: inserted 1 base in 1 codon; substituted 2 bases at 2 genomic stop codons) — MFWPLLVLCTASDVIPVHFLVVTKFPQFFFFFLQFHFPRWYLHSRVLDVADKVVLLDLSEGAAKGGTMDLEIFAVPNVEISKDFSASADSQVVVLAVNSLGNAQTYLDVIQSNVDLFRGIIPAVXHYSQNAVLLASHPVEVMTFVSWKLSLFPKSRVIGVGANLDSEGFQYILTNLLKAKVLAKDAWVIGEQGEDKAPPWTSCNAAANQTEAMAACNXREKVAHTAMEILKGKGQRSWSVGLXVADLVDSILKDKRKVHSVSTLAKNLHGINI; from the exons atgttttggcctcttttggtcctttgcactgcatctgaTGTAATCCCCGTCcattttcttgtagtcactaaatttccccaatttttttttttcttccttcaatttcatttccctaggtggtatctccattccagagtgttg GATGTTGCAGACAAGGTGGTTCTTTTGGATCTTTCTGAAGGTGCAGCAAAAGGAGGGACCATGGATTTGGAGATTTTTGCTGTGCCAAATGTGGAGATCAGCAAAG atttttctgcttcagctgATTCCCAAGTTGTGGTGCTTGCAGTTAATTCTCTGGGTAATGCTCAGACTTACCTCGATGTCATACAAAGCAATGTGGATTTGTTCAGAGGAATTATTCCAGCAG TCCACTACAGTCAGAATGCTGTTCTCCTTGCTTCTCATCCAG TTGAAGTCATGACATTTGTGTCGTGGAAGCTGAGCTTATTTCCCAAAAGCAGAGTAATTGGAGTTGGTGCCAACCTTGATTCAGAGGGATTTCAGTACATTCTGACCAACCTTTTGAAAGCAAAGGTGCTGGCAAAAGATGCCTGGGTTATTGGTGAACAAGGAGAAGACAAAG CACCACCATGGACCAGCTGTAATGCAGCTGCAAATCAAACAGAAGCAATGGCTGCTTGTAACTGAAGGGAAAAGGTGGCTCACAC AGCTATGGAAATCCTAAAGGGAAAAGGTCAGAGATCTTGGTCTGTTGGGCTCTGAGTTGCTGATTTGGTTGACAGCATTCTGAAAGATAAAAGAAAGGTTCATTCTGTATCCACTCTGGCAAAG AATCTGCATGGGATCAACATTTGA